The Myxococcota bacterium genomic interval CATGCTGCGGCGCCTGGATCACGCGGTCGCGATCTGGAGCAAGTCGGAGCCGTTCCTGCGGACCTTCACGCGCACGCCGAGCGAGCAGGCCGCGGCGCAGCTGCGCTTCACGCCCTACCCGTTCGAGGACGTGGGCCTCCTGTGCCGCGAGTCGAACCCCAGGCTCTACATGTTCTCGTCGGACTACCCGCACGCCGAGGGCGGACGCGACCCGATCGGCCGCTTCGACCGCTCGCTCGCGGGTCACTCGCCGGAGGTCGTCGCCGGCTTCTACGCGGGCAACGCCGCGAGCTGGCTCCGCTAGCGCGCGAGCCGTCTCACAGGTTCCCCACCTCCGCCTCCACGAGCTCGGCGAAGCGCTCGCGCGCGGCCGCCTTGCGCGTGGGGATGTGCGCGCTCGGGAACAGTCCGTCGGTGGCCTTGTGATCGCGCAGCACCTGACGCGCCACGGTGATCTTGTGCACCTCGGTCGGCCCGTCGGCGATGCCCATGACCGCCGCGCCCAGCAGCATGGCGGCGAAGGGCATCTCGTTCGAGACACCGAGTGACCCGTGCAGGTGCATCGCGCGGTACACCACGTCGTGGTAGACCTTGGGCATCGCCACCTTCACGGCGGCGATGTCCTTGCGCACCTTCTTGTAGTCCTTGTACTTGTCGATCAGCCAGGCGGTGCGCAGCACGAGCAAGCGGAACTGCTCGATCTCGATCCAGCTGTCGGCGATCTTCTCCTGAGTCATCTGCAGGTCGGCGAGCCGGCCGCCCCGCACGTCGCGCGACAGCGCGCGCTCGCACATCATGTCGAACGCGCGGCGCAGCTGCGCGATCGTGCGCATGGCGTGGTGGATGCGCCCGCCGCCGAGCCGCGTCTGCGCGATCACGAACGCGCCACCCGGCTTGCCCAGCAGGTGGTCGGCGGGAACGCGCACGTTCTCGTAGCGGATGTACGCGTGACTCGCGTGCTCCGGGCCTTCCGTGCCCACGCCCACGTTGCGGATGATCTTCACGCCCGGCGTCTCGGTCGGCACGATGAACATCGACATGCCGCCGTGTGCGTCGACCTCGGCGTCGGTCACCGCCATCACGATCAGGAACGACGACCAGCGCGCGTTCGACGAGAACCACTTCTCGCCGTTGATCACCCACTCGTTGCCGTCGCGCACCGCGCGCGTGCGGAACAAGGTGGGATCGGCGCCGGCGTGCGGCTCGGTCATCGAGTAACACGAGTGGATCTCGCCCTCGAGCAGAGGCTTGAGATACTTGGCCTTCTGCTCCTGGGTGCCGTAGTGCGCCAGGATCTCGGCATTGCCGGAGTCGGGCGCCTGGCAGCCGAACACGATCGGCGCGAAGCGCGAGCGCCCGAGAATCTCGTTCAAGAGCGCGAGCTTGAGCTGCCCGAAGCCCTGTCCGCCCAGGTCGGGCCCCAGGTGACAGGCCCAGAGCCCGCGCTCCTTCACTTCCTTCTTGAGCGGGGCGACCGCCTTCTGCGTGCGCGGGTCGCGCATGTCGTACGCGTCGCCCAGCACGAGGTCGAGCGGCTCGACCTTCTCGCGCAGGAAGCCATCGGTCCAGTCCAGCTCGCGTTGAAACTCCGGCTCGGTCTCGAAGTCCCAGGGCATCTCGTCGTCCTCCGTTTTCCGACAGGGTACTACCAGCGACCCCCGGCTTGCTCAGTTCCCGGCAGCGCTGGCCGGAACGCGGACGCAGCGCATCGGTTCGCGCCGACCGGCCGACCGCTTGCTACGTGCTGTCCCGGGCCGCGGCCGCCGAGCTCGACTCACACGACCCCGCGATCAAGATCCGCCTGCTCGAGAACTTGCTGCGCGCGGCCTCGGGGATCGTCGCGCGGCTCAGCGCCGAGGCGCTCGCCGAGCGGCCCTGACGCGCCGCGCCGGGCTCTAGCGCACCTCGAGCTCGAGCATGGCGATCTCGCCCGGCGCGCCGATGCGCAGCGGCAGCGCCGTGGTGCCCACGCCGCGACTCACGTAGAGCTGCGCGCCGGCGCGCGCGTAGCGGCCCGTCCACAGGCCGTACCTCGAGTGAGTGATCGGCGCCCAGCCGCCCAGCACGATCTGGCCGCCGTGCGTGTGACCGGAGATCTGCAGGTCGACCCCGTGCAGCACCGCCTCGGGAAACAGGTCGGGCTGGTGCGAGAGCAGGACCGCAGGCTCGTCGGGCAGCCGGCCGGCGAGCGCCGCGGCCACGTCGGGCGCGCCGCGCCGCAGGTCGTCGACCCCGCACAGCCAGAGCGTCGCCCCGCCGCGCGCGATGCGCACGCCGCGGTTCACGAGCAGCTCGATCCCGCTCTCTTCGAGCACCGACACGAACACGCGCGGGTCCGGCGTGGCCCAGTACTCGTGGTTGCCGGGCACGGCGAAGACGCCGAGCGGCGGCGCCAGCAGTGCCAGGCCCTTGCGCAGCTCGAGCGCCTCTTCCTCCCAGGCGCTGACCAGGTCGCCGCCCAGACACACGAGGTCGGGCGACTCCTGGGCCACGCGCTCGCAGACCCGGACCCAGTCGTCCGCGCCGAAGTAGTTGCCGAGGTGCACGTCGGACAGGAAGGCGAGCCGCAGCCCCGAGAGACCGGCGGCGCCGCGCCCCAGCGCGATCACGGGGTGAGTCACGCGCCGGTTGCGCTCGAGCGCGCCGGAGATCGCGCGGCGCAGCGGGCCGCGGTAGAGCGCCGCCGAGGCGGCCGAGAGGATGGGAGTCAGGATCCGCGAGAGCCGGCCCGGCCGGCTCGGACCGCGGCGCGTCACTCAAGCCTGCCCGGGCAGCACGGTGACCTTGATCGCGCCGGTGTGCTTGTCGCTGGCGCAGCGGAACGCCGCCTCGAGCTCGCCCAGGCCGAAGCGGTGAGTCTGCAGCGGAGCGATCTCGGCCGCGTAGCGCGGCAGGAGCTCGACCGCGGCGCGGAACTGCGAGCCGCGCCGGCCCGCGCCGTACATGTTGGAGCCGACGATCTCGAGCTCGCGCGTCGCGACGAGATAGCCGTTCACCTCGCTGCGCTTCGAGAAGATGCCGAGCACCACGATCCGCCCGCCCGCGCGGCAGTAGCGGCTGGCGTCGAGCAGCGTCTGCGCCTGGCCGCCGACCGTCTCGATCACCAGGTCGGGCTGGGCCTCGGCGGCCCAGGCCTTGAGCTCCTTCTCGCCCAGCGCCTGGAGCCCCAGGTGCTTGGCGGCGTCGGCCTGCTGCGGGTGACGCGCGCTGATCGCGACGCTGCGCGCGCGGTCGCGCGCGAGCAGGCCCGAGAGCAGGCCGATCGTGCCCGCGCCCAGCACGAGCACGCGGCTGTCGGAGTCGGGCCGCGCCAGCGCGAGCGCCCGCTCGCACACCGCCAGCGGCTCGGCCAGCGACGCGACCAGCGGCGACACCGAAGAGTGTACGGGGTGCAGGGTGGTCACCGGCACGTCGACCCACTCGGCCAGTCCGCCGGGGCGCATGACCCCGAAGATCTCGAGCTTCTCGCACAGCTGGTTGCGGCCGGTGACGCAGAAGTCACAGATGCCGCACACGTGCTTGGGCTCGACCGCGTACAGCGCGTCGGGAAGGCCGCGCGGGCCGTCGATCAACGTGCCGGTCATCTCGTGACCCGGCGCCACGCCCACGGGCGGCGGCAGCTCACGGCGCCACAGGTGCAGGTCGGTGCCGCAGATACCACAGGCGGCCACGCGCAGGCGCGCCCAGCCGGCGGCGAGCGGCGGCGGCTCGACCTCGACGATCTCGAGGCCCGACTCGGTCCAGCGCGCCTGGCGCACGGTGACTAGCCGCGGCGCGCGGAGATCGGGACGTACGTCCGCTGGGTCTTCCCGATGTAGATCTGACGCGGCCGGCCGATCGCCTGGCCCTCGGCCAAAAGCTCGATCCAGTGCGCGATCCAGCCCGGCAGCCGGCCCATCGCGAACATGGCCGTGAAGCCCTGCACGGGGATGGCCAGCGCCTTGAAGATGATCCCGGAGTAGAAGTCGACGTTCGGATACAGCCGGCGCTTGATGAAGTAGTCGTCCTCGAGCGCGATCCGCTCCAGGTCCATCGCGATCTCGAGCAGCTTCGAAGTGACTCCCAGCTTCTCGAGCACCTCGGTCGCGGCCTGCTTGATCACCTTCGCGCGCGGGTCGTAGTTGCGGTACACGCGGTGGCCGAAGCCCATCAGGCGCGAGGTGTCGTCCTTCGACTTGGCGCGCTCGACGAACTGCTTGGCGTTGAGCCCCTCGTCGGCGATCTCTTCCAGCATCTCGATCACTTCCTGGTTCGCGCCACCGTGGCGCGGCCCCCAGAGCGCCGCGATGCCGGCCGACATGGACGCGAACAGGTTCGCGTGCGAGCTGCCCGCGAGCCGCACGGTCGAAGTCGAGCAGTTCTGCTCGTGGTCGGCGTGCAGGATCAAGAGCACGTCGATCGCGTGCGCCACCACCGGGTCGACCACGAACTCCTCGCACGGCGTGCCGAACATCATGCGCAGGAAGTTCTCGACGTACCCGAGCTTGTTGTCGGGGTACATGAACGGGTGACCCAAGGCGTGCTTGTTGGCGTAGGCCGCGATCGTGGGGAACTTCGCGATCAGTCTCTCGACCGACACCTCGACCTGCTGCGCGTCGAGCGGGTCGAGATAGTCGGGGTAGAACGTGGACAGCGCCGAGATCACGGCCGAGCACACCCCCATCGGGTGCGCGTCCTTCGGGAACGCGGAGAAGAAGCGCTTCAGGTCCTCGTGCAGCATCGTGTGGTAGCGGATCGAGTTGGCCCAGGCGCGGTACTGCTCCGCGGTCGGCAGCTCGCCCTTGATCAGGAGGTAGGCGACCTCGAGGAAGTCACTCTTCTCGGCCAGCTCCTCGATCGGGTAGCCGCGGTAGCGCAAGATGCCCTGCTCACCGTCGATGAACGTGATCGCGCTCTTGCACGAGCCGGTGTTCTTGTAGCCGGGGTCGAGCGTGATCAGCCCGGTCTGGTCCCGCAGCTTTCCGATGTCGATCCCGCGCTCGCCTTCCGAGCCGGTCACGATCGGGAATTCGTACGTCTTGCCGTCGACCTCGAGCCGGGCCATCTCGTCCATCGAGCGGCATGATACACGCGGGCCAGGAGGGGCGCTCCTCGTGGAGTCAGTGGAAAGACGGGCCAGCATCGGCGAACGCGCGCTCGCGTTCGCCGTCGCATGGCTGGTGCGGCTGCTCGGGGCGACCTTGCGCTTCGACTACGAGGACAACGACGTCATCGAGCAGACCCTCGCCGAAGGCAGCGCCGCGATCATCTTCGGCTGGCACGAGATGTTTCTAATCGCGTGTTGTGACCTGCGACACTACCGGCCGTACATCATGATCAGCCAGAGCCGCGACGGAGAGCGCGTGACGCGCGTCGCCGAGCAGCTGGGCTGGCGGGTGGTGCGCGGCTCGAGCTCGCGGGGCGGGGCACGCGCACTTCTGCAAATGGTGCGGGTGCTGCGCGAGCCGGTGCTCGCGGGTCACCTCGTCGACGGTCCGCGCGGCCCGCGCCGCGAGATCAAGCCCGGCGTCGTGGCCATGGCGCAGCGCTCGCGCGCGGTCCTGATCCCGTCGATGTACGCGGTCCAGCGCAAGTGGCGGGCGCCGAGCTGGGACCGGCTCCAGGTGCCCCTGCCC includes:
- a CDS encoding alcohol dehydrogenase catalytic domain-containing protein, with protein sequence MRQARWTESGLEIVEVEPPPLAAGWARLRVAACGICGTDLHLWRRELPPPVGVAPGHEMTGTLIDGPRGLPDALYAVEPKHVCGICDFCVTGRNQLCEKLEIFGVMRPGGLAEWVDVPVTTLHPVHSSVSPLVASLAEPLAVCERALALARPDSDSRVLVLGAGTIGLLSGLLARDRARSVAISARHPQQADAAKHLGLQALGEKELKAWAAEAQPDLVIETVGGQAQTLLDASRYCRAGGRIVVLGIFSKRSEVNGYLVATRELEIVGSNMYGAGRRGSQFRAAVELLPRYAAEIAPLQTHRFGLGELEAAFRCASDKHTGAIKVTVLPGQA
- a CDS encoding citrate synthase, with the protein product MDEMARLEVDGKTYEFPIVTGSEGERGIDIGKLRDQTGLITLDPGYKNTGSCKSAITFIDGEQGILRYRGYPIEELAEKSDFLEVAYLLIKGELPTAEQYRAWANSIRYHTMLHEDLKRFFSAFPKDAHPMGVCSAVISALSTFYPDYLDPLDAQQVEVSVERLIAKFPTIAAYANKHALGHPFMYPDNKLGYVENFLRMMFGTPCEEFVVDPVVAHAIDVLLILHADHEQNCSTSTVRLAGSSHANLFASMSAGIAALWGPRHGGANQEVIEMLEEIADEGLNAKQFVERAKSKDDTSRLMGFGHRVYRNYDPRAKVIKQAATEVLEKLGVTSKLLEIAMDLERIALEDDYFIKRRLYPNVDFYSGIIFKALAIPVQGFTAMFAMGRLPGWIAHWIELLAEGQAIGRPRQIYIGKTQRTYVPISARRG
- a CDS encoding metallophosphoesterase; translated protein: MTRRGPSRPGRLSRILTPILSAASAALYRGPLRRAISGALERNRRVTHPVIALGRGAAGLSGLRLAFLSDVHLGNYFGADDWVRVCERVAQESPDLVCLGGDLVSAWEEEALELRKGLALLAPPLGVFAVPGNHEYWATPDPRVFVSVLEESGIELLVNRGVRIARGGATLWLCGVDDLRRGAPDVAAALAGRLPDEPAVLLSHQPDLFPEAVLHGVDLQISGHTHGGQIVLGGWAPITHSRYGLWTGRYARAGAQLYVSRGVGTTALPLRIGAPGEIAMLELEVR
- a CDS encoding acyl-CoA dehydrogenase family protein produces the protein MPWDFETEPEFQRELDWTDGFLREKVEPLDLVLGDAYDMRDPRTQKAVAPLKKEVKERGLWACHLGPDLGGQGFGQLKLALLNEILGRSRFAPIVFGCQAPDSGNAEILAHYGTQEQKAKYLKPLLEGEIHSCYSMTEPHAGADPTLFRTRAVRDGNEWVINGEKWFSSNARWSSFLIVMAVTDAEVDAHGGMSMFIVPTETPGVKIIRNVGVGTEGPEHASHAYIRYENVRVPADHLLGKPGGAFVIAQTRLGGGRIHHAMRTIAQLRRAFDMMCERALSRDVRGGRLADLQMTQEKIADSWIEIEQFRLLVLRTAWLIDKYKDYKKVRKDIAAVKVAMPKVYHDVVYRAMHLHGSLGVSNEMPFAAMLLGAAVMGIADGPTEVHKITVARQVLRDHKATDGLFPSAHIPTRKAAARERFAELVEAEVGNL
- a CDS encoding lysophospholipid acyltransferase family protein, which gives rise to MESVERRASIGERALAFAVAWLVRLLGATLRFDYEDNDVIEQTLAEGSAAIIFGWHEMFLIACCDLRHYRPYIMISQSRDGERVTRVAEQLGWRVVRGSSSRGGARALLQMVRVLREPVLAGHLVDGPRGPRREIKPGVVAMAQRSRAVLIPSMYAVQRKWRAPSWDRLQVPLPFTRIVRHDLPARCVRPDLDEAEVEKLRAELHDELTRECAAFELERLGQSER